In Candidatus Defluviilinea proxima, a single genomic region encodes these proteins:
- the lysW gene encoding lysine biosynthesis protein LysW, whose protein sequence is MSTVVCPECEAQIELTAGTEVGEIIVCSDCGVDLEVTSLDPAAVELAPMEQEDWGE, encoded by the coding sequence ATGTCTACAGTTGTATGCCCCGAATGTGAAGCCCAGATCGAGTTGACCGCTGGGACCGAAGTTGGTGAGATCATCGTATGCTCAGATTGCGGTGTGGATCTCGAAGTGACCTCGCTCGACCCTGCGGCGGTTGAACTTGCGCCCATGGAACAGGAAGACTGGGGAGAATAG
- a CDS encoding N-acetyl-gamma-glutamyl-phosphate reductase, whose protein sequence is MMTTVSIIGGSGYGGGELLRLLLNHPNVEVKQATSRSRVGEYVYQTHPNLRKRTQLKFTDPSQLEPVDVLFLAQPHGQAQKNINELAKLGTKIIDLAADFRLRDAAFYKEWYGEDHAAPEWLSKFVYGLPELHREELKTASYVSGVGCNATASNLALLPLVKAGLIDLSAPVIIEIKVGSSEGGAEGNSGSLHAERANVIRTFSAFGHRHTAEVIQEMGVKDVSLTMTAVDLVRGVLATAHAKVKPGVANKDLWKAYRAAANENPFIRVVKEQRGIYRVPEPKILAGSNYADLGFELDESNGHIVAMCAIDNLMKGASGTAVQCMNLMMGWDESLGLEFMGLHPI, encoded by the coding sequence TTGATGACTACGGTTTCGATCATCGGCGGTTCTGGTTATGGGGGCGGAGAATTATTGCGATTATTATTGAATCATCCCAATGTGGAAGTGAAACAGGCCACATCGCGTTCGCGGGTGGGTGAGTATGTGTATCAAACGCATCCCAATCTGCGCAAGCGGACACAGTTGAAGTTCACCGATCCTTCCCAGCTTGAGCCTGTAGATGTGTTGTTCCTTGCCCAGCCACACGGACAAGCGCAGAAGAACATCAACGAGTTAGCAAAACTTGGCACGAAGATCATCGACCTCGCGGCAGACTTTCGTTTGCGAGATGCGGCGTTCTATAAGGAATGGTACGGAGAAGACCATGCCGCACCTGAGTGGTTGAGTAAATTCGTTTACGGATTGCCCGAATTGCATCGTGAAGAATTGAAGACGGCAAGTTACGTCAGTGGGGTGGGATGCAATGCCACGGCGAGCAATCTTGCGTTACTGCCATTGGTCAAAGCGGGATTGATCGATCTGTCAGCACCTGTGATTATCGAGATAAAAGTTGGTTCGTCAGAGGGTGGTGCGGAAGGTAACTCTGGTTCACTGCATGCAGAACGCGCGAATGTCATCCGCACGTTCTCTGCATTTGGTCATCGTCATACGGCAGAAGTGATTCAGGAAATGGGCGTCAAAGACGTCTCATTGACCATGACCGCTGTGGACTTGGTCCGTGGTGTGTTGGCAACGGCTCATGCGAAGGTCAAGCCTGGGGTTGCTAACAAAGATTTGTGGAAAGCCTATCGCGCGGCCGCGAACGAGAATCCGTTCATCCGTGTGGTGAAGGAACAGCGCGGCATTTACCGTGTCCCTGAACCGAAGATTCTGGCTGGTTCGAATTACGCCGACCTCGGCTTTGAACTGGACGAGAGCAACGGTCACATTGTGGCGATGTGCGCGATCGATAACTTAATGAAGGGTGCCTCGGGTACGGCTGTGCAGTGTATGAACCTGATGATGGGTTGGGATGAGTCGTTGGGCCTGGAGTTTATGGGCCTGCACCCGATTTAG
- the argH gene encoding argininosuccinate lyase, which produces MTTLWGGRFAQQPDQLAFDLNASLSVDQRMAIQDVDGSIAWADAIRKAGILSDKEHASILTGLATVRKEFSSGEFHFLPADEDIHTAVERRLTELIGEAAGKLHTGRSRNDQVATDFRLWMLSAIPALDSVLKDLQSAIVEQAEKAGEAPMPGYTHLQRGQPILLAHWWLSHYWPLQRDHARLVNLISRVSVMPLGSGALAGTPVNVDRIAMADALGFADISQNSLDGVSDRDFAAEFLFCASMINIHLSKLAEQIVLYTSAEFGFFELSDAYSTGSSLMPQKKNADVFELTRGKAGTMIGLLTGLLATLKGLPSTYDKDLQEDKAAVFQATDTLLAILPVIAGALRTITPKPERMRNAIDSFMMATDLADYLVNKGIPFRETHVIAGKAVRLAGEKKVGMDELPLEAYQALCPAFEADVYQVFDPMSSINKRNAIGGTSLQSVKIQIEKIKGV; this is translated from the coding sequence ATGACGACACTTTGGGGCGGACGCTTCGCCCAACAGCCCGACCAACTCGCCTTTGACCTCAACGCTTCATTATCTGTTGATCAGCGTATGGCGATTCAAGATGTGGACGGAAGCATTGCTTGGGCTGATGCGATTCGCAAAGCGGGCATTCTTTCGGATAAAGAGCACGCCTCGATCTTGACCGGGCTTGCTACCGTCCGAAAAGAATTTTCTTCGGGAGAGTTTCACTTCCTACCCGCCGACGAGGACATTCACACTGCCGTCGAACGACGCCTCACAGAGTTGATCGGTGAAGCGGCTGGCAAACTTCATACAGGCAGAAGCCGCAACGATCAGGTCGCCACCGACTTCCGCTTGTGGATGTTGAGCGCGATCCCCGCCCTTGATTCTGTGTTGAAAGATTTACAGTCCGCTATTGTGGAGCAGGCCGAAAAAGCAGGTGAGGCTCCCATGCCCGGTTACACCCACCTCCAACGCGGACAGCCCATCTTGCTGGCCCATTGGTGGCTGAGTCATTACTGGCCTCTGCAACGCGACCATGCCCGTCTCGTGAACTTAATTTCACGTGTTTCCGTTATGCCTCTTGGCAGCGGTGCCTTGGCAGGGACACCTGTCAACGTAGATCGTATTGCAATGGCTGATGCGCTTGGCTTTGCGGATATTTCGCAGAACAGCCTTGATGGTGTTTCTGACAGAGACTTTGCCGCTGAGTTCCTGTTCTGCGCTTCGATGATCAATATCCATTTGAGCAAATTGGCAGAGCAGATCGTTCTGTATACCAGCGCTGAGTTCGGGTTCTTCGAACTGTCGGATGCCTACTCAACAGGCTCCAGTCTGATGCCGCAGAAGAAGAACGCTGATGTGTTCGAGTTGACGCGCGGTAAAGCTGGCACAATGATCGGTTTGTTGACTGGTCTGCTTGCCACGCTCAAAGGGTTGCCATCTACGTACGATAAGGATTTGCAGGAAGATAAAGCGGCTGTGTTTCAGGCGACGGATACGTTGCTTGCGATATTGCCCGTCATTGCCGGTGCTTTGCGGACGATCACTCCTAAACCTGAACGCATGAGAAATGCAATTGACTCGTTCATGATGGCGACTGACTTGGCAGATTATTTAGTGAATAAAGGTATTCCGTTCAGAGAGACGCATGTGATTGCAGGGAAAGCTGTCCGCTTGGCGGGGGAGAAGAAGGTTGGGATGGATGAACTGCCACTCGAAGCGTATCAGGCTCTCTGTCCAGCCTTTGAAGCGGATGTGTATCAAGTGTTCGACCCGATGAGTTCCATTAATAAGAGAAACGCGATTGGCGGCACGAGTCTCCAATCCGTAAAAATACAAATAGAAAAGATCAAAGGAGTTTAA
- a CDS encoding argininosuccinate synthase: MNPKPKPQVKKVVLAYSGGLDTSVIVPWLKENYGCEVVCFCADVGQGDEDLRGLEQKALNSGASECIIHDMKEEFASEYLFPMLKAGAMYEHKYLLGTSVARPLIAKHMVEVAHKVGADAISHGATGKGNDQVRFELTVMALDPRLKIIAPWREWDIRSREDAIAYAAKHNVPVTATIKSIYSRDSNLWHLSHEGGLLEDPWNEPEETMYQLSTSPENAPEQGEYVEIEYETGIPVAVNGEKLSPAKIITKLNAIGGAHGIGRVDLVENRLVGMKSHGVYETPGGTILLYAHRELEALVLDHETMSFKQMAALKYAELTYNGLWFTPLREALDAFVNSTQGPVTGTVRLKLYKGNIISAGRKSKFSLYREDFATFGQEDVYDQSHAEGFIRLYGLSLKVRALNGLPVSGMNMPKPDYSRFKRD, translated from the coding sequence ATGAATCCGAAACCGAAACCGCAAGTGAAGAAAGTCGTACTCGCCTATTCAGGCGGCCTCGACACATCCGTGATTGTACCGTGGTTGAAGGAAAACTACGGTTGTGAAGTCGTCTGTTTTTGTGCAGACGTGGGGCAGGGCGATGAAGATCTGCGTGGGCTGGAGCAAAAAGCACTCAATAGTGGCGCGAGCGAATGCATTATTCACGATATGAAGGAAGAATTTGCTTCCGAATACCTTTTTCCCATGTTGAAAGCGGGGGCTATGTATGAACACAAGTATTTATTAGGTACATCCGTTGCACGTCCACTGATCGCCAAACACATGGTGGAGGTTGCTCACAAAGTCGGTGCCGATGCCATTTCGCACGGCGCTACAGGCAAAGGGAACGATCAAGTCCGTTTTGAATTGACTGTCATGGCGCTCGATCCACGCCTCAAAATTATTGCTCCCTGGCGCGAATGGGATATCCGTTCCCGCGAAGACGCGATCGCGTACGCTGCCAAGCACAACGTCCCTGTGACCGCCACCATTAAATCCATTTATTCCCGCGATTCAAATCTTTGGCATCTTTCTCATGAAGGCGGCCTGCTCGAAGATCCCTGGAACGAACCCGAAGAGACCATGTACCAACTCTCCACTTCGCCCGAGAACGCTCCCGAACAAGGCGAATACGTTGAGATCGAATATGAGACTGGTATCCCCGTTGCTGTGAACGGAGAAAAACTTTCGCCTGCCAAGATCATCACCAAGTTGAACGCTATCGGTGGCGCGCACGGCATCGGGCGCGTGGACCTCGTCGAGAATCGTCTCGTGGGCATGAAGTCACATGGTGTCTATGAAACCCCGGGCGGCACGATCCTGCTCTATGCCCATCGCGAATTGGAAGCGCTCGTCCTCGATCACGAGACCATGAGCTTCAAACAAATGGCCGCATTGAAATATGCCGAACTGACTTACAACGGTCTTTGGTTCACACCTCTGCGCGAAGCCCTCGATGCTTTCGTCAATTCCACACAAGGTCCTGTCACTGGTACGGTGCGACTCAAACTCTACAAAGGCAATATCATCTCCGCTGGTCGCAAATCCAAGTTCAGCCTCTATCGCGAAGACTTTGCCACCTTTGGTCAGGAAGATGTATACGATCAAAGCCACGCCGAAGGTTTCATCCGTTTGTATGGACTCAGCCTCAAGGTCCGCGCGTTGAACGGCCTGCCCGTCTCTGGCATGAACATGCCCAAACCCGATTACTCACGCTTCAAGAGAGACTAA
- a CDS encoding [LysW]-aminoadipate kinase: MTVVKLGGTEGVDFSAICKDAVELLKQGKRLVLVHGGSAEANALGEAVGAPPKMITSPSGYTSRYTDRKTLEIFLMAVNGKVNSLLTEQLQMLGVNAFGLCGLDGKLLQATRKESVQSIENGKRKIIRDDYTGKIETVNSELLLMLLNAGYLPVIAPVAVSEKGEALNVDADRAAAMVASALKADALLLLTAVPGLMKNFPDESTLIRQLPQSQLAAASEAAQGRMKKKVLGAEEALKGGVSRVIIADGRIQNPISNALAGNGTVIQ; encoded by the coding sequence ATCACAGTAGTTAAACTTGGCGGCACCGAAGGCGTGGATTTTTCTGCGATCTGTAAGGATGCTGTTGAATTGTTGAAACAGGGTAAACGGCTTGTACTTGTGCATGGCGGTTCTGCCGAAGCGAATGCGCTTGGTGAAGCAGTTGGCGCGCCGCCAAAGATGATCACGTCGCCTTCGGGATACACGTCACGTTATACAGATCGCAAGACACTGGAGATCTTTTTAATGGCGGTCAATGGCAAGGTCAATTCGTTGTTGACAGAGCAACTACAGATGTTGGGTGTCAATGCGTTCGGTTTATGCGGGCTTGATGGTAAACTTCTACAAGCCACTCGCAAAGAATCGGTTCAAAGCATCGAGAACGGCAAACGCAAGATCATCCGCGACGATTACACGGGGAAAATTGAAACGGTCAACAGTGAATTGTTATTGATGTTGCTCAATGCAGGATATTTGCCAGTCATCGCGCCTGTTGCTGTCAGTGAAAAAGGTGAAGCGCTCAACGTAGATGCAGATCGCGCCGCGGCGATGGTCGCGTCCGCGCTCAAGGCGGATGCGTTGTTGTTGCTTACGGCAGTACCCGGATTGATGAAGAATTTCCCAGATGAGTCCACGCTTATTCGGCAACTGCCGCAGAGTCAGCTTGCGGCGGCGAGTGAAGCGGCGCAGGGTCGCATGAAGAAGAAAGTTCTGGGCGCAGAAGAAGCGCTCAAAGGCGGCGTAAGTCGCGTCATTATTGCGGACGGTCGAATTCAAAATCCAATTTCAAATGCTTTAGCAGGAAACGGAACGGTGATCCAATGA
- a CDS encoding uracil-DNA glycosylase, which translates to MSQFDLFNSGSPKHTSLDELFAEMMQMKDDPLANAGTNVVISRGNPHAKLLLVGEAPGPQENVQGKPFVGKAGQLLDKILEAADFKSETDVYITNSVFRMPPGENGANFRKPTDKEIEYYRPYVAEIIYFIDPLIILLTGNVACQSVLGKTGITSLRGQWNQVHGRWIMPIFHPSYLLRNQSKAPGSPKSLMWDDIREVRRKYDELLGKQ; encoded by the coding sequence ATGTCCCAATTCGATCTATTCAATTCAGGTTCACCGAAACATACATCTCTTGATGAGTTGTTTGCTGAAATGATGCAGATGAAGGATGACCCGCTTGCGAATGCAGGGACAAATGTTGTTATTAGCCGGGGGAACCCTCACGCAAAATTGCTCCTTGTTGGGGAAGCGCCGGGGCCACAGGAAAACGTTCAAGGAAAGCCATTTGTAGGGAAAGCCGGTCAATTACTAGATAAGATATTGGAAGCCGCAGATTTCAAATCTGAAACAGATGTGTACATCACCAATTCAGTTTTTCGTATGCCACCCGGTGAAAATGGAGCGAACTTCCGTAAGCCCACTGATAAAGAGATCGAATACTACCGCCCATATGTAGCGGAGATCATCTACTTCATTGACCCGCTCATCATCCTGTTGACCGGTAACGTGGCGTGCCAGTCTGTTCTTGGAAAGACAGGTATCACCAGCCTGCGCGGACAGTGGAATCAAGTGCATGGACGCTGGATCATGCCGATCTTTCACCCTTCTTATCTATTGCGGAATCAATCCAAAGCACCTGGCTCCCCCAAGTCTTTGATGTGGGATGACATTCGCGAAGTTCGCAGAAAATATGATGAGTTATTAGGGAAACAATAA
- a CDS encoding GNAT family N-acetyltransferase: MNSRFASLNDCSLLAEWNHQLIQDEGHSNPMTIEQLEERMRGWLASGEYQSVIFEAQNVSVAYALFRETNDEIYLRQFFVARHQRHTGIGSQAMRKLFTDFWSHNKRWTVSVLVKNIPAVAFWHAMGYADYALTLEITPNAKLPQGA; this comes from the coding sequence CTGAATTCACGTTTTGCATCCCTGAATGATTGTTCCCTGCTGGCTGAGTGGAATCATCAGTTGATTCAGGATGAAGGACACAGCAACCCCATGACCATCGAACAACTCGAAGAGCGCATGCGTGGGTGGCTGGCCTCTGGTGAATATCAGTCTGTTATTTTTGAGGCGCAGAATGTCTCAGTTGCCTATGCCTTGTTCCGTGAAACCAATGATGAAATTTATTTACGACAGTTCTTCGTGGCGCGTCATCAACGGCATACGGGCATCGGTTCACAAGCGATGCGAAAATTGTTTACAGATTTCTGGTCACACAATAAACGCTGGACCGTTTCTGTTCTTGTAAAAAATATTCCAGCGGTTGCATTCTGGCACGCGATGGGCTATGCTGATTATGCCCTGACGCTTGAGATCACGCCGAACGCGAAACTGCCACAAGGAGCCTGA
- a CDS encoding aspartate aminotransferase family protein — MNAQEILKVETEHSAGTYAKQSLVIVRGQGALLYDADGVEYLDCASGHGVANLGHAHPKVAEAIYKQASTLITLFESFPNDKRAELMQKLTSLVNGLDRVFLCNSGTESVEAAFKFARLSTGRKNIVAAMRAFHGRTYGSLSATYNKKYREGFEPLVPGFSHVAYNNIEALDKAVNEETAAVILEVVQGEGGVYPATKEYIEAARRICDERGALLIVDEIQSGFGRTGRMFAIQHTDVVPDLLTCAKSLAGGVPMGAVLIGKKVKNLTPGVHGSTFGGNPLSCAAAIATLNAIEEEDLVREAEVKGAYFIDRLREITSPNIREVRGCGLMIGIEMKQKVAPYIKALQERKIIALNAGMTVIRLLPPLVITYLQIDHVVDTLAELLTAELETE, encoded by the coding sequence ATGAATGCACAGGAAATTTTAAAGGTTGAAACAGAACACTCAGCGGGAACATATGCCAAACAATCGTTGGTGATCGTACGTGGACAAGGCGCGTTGTTGTACGATGCGGACGGTGTGGAATATTTAGATTGTGCATCTGGACATGGCGTTGCCAATCTCGGTCATGCTCACCCGAAAGTTGCGGAGGCCATCTATAAGCAGGCTTCTACGCTGATCACTCTTTTTGAGTCATTCCCCAACGATAAGCGCGCCGAGTTGATGCAGAAGCTCACATCATTGGTAAATGGACTCGATCGCGTATTTCTTTGCAATTCTGGTACTGAGTCTGTAGAGGCCGCGTTCAAATTCGCGCGGCTTTCAACGGGACGCAAGAATATTGTCGCGGCGATGCGTGCATTTCATGGACGAACTTATGGTTCGCTTTCAGCAACATATAACAAAAAATATCGCGAAGGCTTCGAACCTCTTGTGCCCGGGTTTAGCCATGTCGCTTATAACAATATCGAAGCGTTAGACAAAGCAGTGAACGAAGAGACTGCCGCAGTAATTCTAGAAGTTGTGCAGGGGGAAGGTGGAGTGTATCCTGCCACAAAGGAATATATCGAAGCCGCACGTCGTATCTGTGATGAGCGTGGCGCATTGTTGATCGTGGATGAAATTCAAAGTGGCTTCGGTCGCACGGGACGCATGTTTGCGATCCAGCATACGGATGTAGTACCTGACCTATTGACGTGTGCCAAGTCCTTGGCGGGCGGCGTGCCGATGGGCGCGGTGTTGATCGGGAAGAAAGTAAAGAACTTGACCCCGGGTGTGCACGGCTCGACGTTTGGCGGTAATCCGCTTTCATGTGCGGCCGCGATCGCTACGTTGAATGCAATTGAAGAAGAAGACCTGGTGCGTGAGGCTGAAGTAAAAGGCGCATATTTTATAGATCGGTTGCGTGAGATCACTTCGCCGAATATTCGTGAGGTTCGCGGATGTGGTTTGATGATCGGTATTGAGATGAAGCAAAAGGTTGCACCGTATATCAAGGCATTGCAAGAAAGAAAGATCATTGCCTTGAACGCTGGCATGACCGTTATCCGTTTACTGCCGCCACTGGTCATTACCTATCTTCAGATCGACCATGTGGTAGACACATTAGCGGAATTGTTGACAGCTGAATTGGAAACCGAGTAG
- a CDS encoding [LysW]-lysine hydrolase, protein MNNLETLIGLVSQYSPSGQERGTVEWLVARMKSLGYDNAFVDDAGNAVGVMGKGPKQVVLLGHIDTVPGEIKVEQSDNLLYGRGSVDAKGPLACFTDAVAQVGAKDGWQFIVIGAVEEERDSEGAQFVVNQYKPDFAIIGEPNQWDRIALGYKGSAWANVTVKRGQAHTASGEETAAEAAIEAWLKIKAYVESFNADKKKIFDQLLPTLRGMESGQDGFEQWARLKVGVRLPVEVSPNDWYEMLEETLKVFAKHPRSETEGAETFRVLIERVGYALPAWGCEKNTPLVRAFLSGIRSQGGEPRFVYKTGTADLNIVAPVWKCPAVVYGPGDSALDHTPNEHISLEDYAKSVDVLSGALIKLTI, encoded by the coding sequence ATGAATAACCTTGAGACCCTGATCGGATTGGTTTCGCAGTACAGCCCGTCAGGACAGGAACGCGGGACGGTGGAGTGGCTCGTGGCGCGGATGAAGTCGTTGGGATATGACAATGCGTTTGTTGACGATGCAGGCAACGCTGTAGGTGTGATGGGGAAGGGGCCAAAGCAGGTTGTGTTGTTGGGTCATATTGATACGGTGCCGGGTGAGATCAAAGTAGAGCAGAGTGATAATCTGCTCTATGGACGTGGCTCTGTGGATGCGAAAGGTCCGCTGGCGTGTTTTACAGACGCCGTGGCACAGGTTGGCGCAAAAGATGGTTGGCAGTTCATTGTCATTGGTGCAGTGGAAGAAGAACGCGATTCAGAAGGTGCGCAGTTTGTTGTAAACCAATACAAACCAGATTTTGCGATCATCGGTGAACCGAATCAATGGGATCGGATCGCGCTTGGATATAAAGGTAGTGCGTGGGCGAATGTCACAGTCAAGCGCGGACAGGCTCACACTGCCAGTGGCGAAGAGACTGCGGCCGAAGCGGCTATTGAAGCATGGCTAAAGATTAAAGCGTATGTAGAATCGTTCAACGCTGATAAGAAAAAAATATTCGATCAACTTTTGCCCACATTACGTGGTATGGAATCTGGACAGGATGGTTTCGAGCAGTGGGCAAGGCTGAAGGTGGGAGTCCGTTTGCCGGTGGAAGTTTCGCCGAATGATTGGTATGAAATGTTAGAAGAGACCCTAAAGGTCTTTGCGAAGCACCCCCGAAGTGAAACGGAGGGGGCAGAGACCTTTAGGGTCTTAATTGAACGGGTTGGATATGCTTTGCCTGCATGGGGATGTGAGAAAAACACTCCGCTTGTACGAGCTTTCTTAAGTGGGATCAGGTCGCAGGGCGGAGAGCCGCGTTTCGTCTATAAAACAGGAACAGCAGATTTGAATATTGTCGCGCCGGTGTGGAAGTGTCCCGCTGTTGTGTATGGTCCCGGGGATTCAGCATTGGACCACACGCCTAACGAACATATTTCGCTCGAGGACTACGCCAAGTCTGTTGACGTGCTTTCGGGTGCTTTGATCAAGTTGACAATCTAA
- the lysX gene encoding lysine biosynthesis protein LysX, with the protein MQRRLKIGVLYSRVRVEEKWIFGALEKRGIDYTRLDDRAIHFDLNNSEPWRQYDAVLERSISYNSGLYALRLLNAFGVPTVNTASVAEICGDKLMTSAVLARDNVPQPHNMTAFTPEAALEAIETFGYPVVLKPVVGSWGRLLAKVNDRDAAEAVLEHKATLGSVQHSVFYIQEYIKKPGRDIRAIVIGDKVLTAMYRMSQHWITNTARGGEGELCPITPEIEELCLRAANAVGNGVLAVDLIEHPERGYLVNEINHTMEFHTMQPVSGIDIAGEIVEYTVKAAQEKI; encoded by the coding sequence ATGCAACGACGATTAAAGATTGGTGTTTTGTATTCGCGTGTGCGTGTGGAAGAGAAGTGGATCTTCGGTGCGTTGGAGAAGCGCGGTATTGATTATACGAGGCTCGATGATCGTGCGATCCATTTTGATCTGAATAACTCTGAACCGTGGCGCCAATATGATGCGGTGCTGGAGCGCAGTATCAGTTACAACAGCGGCTTGTATGCGTTGCGATTGTTGAATGCATTCGGTGTGCCGACAGTGAATACGGCTTCGGTAGCTGAGATCTGCGGCGATAAGTTGATGACAAGCGCAGTGTTGGCGCGTGATAATGTGCCGCAACCGCATAACATGACGGCCTTTACGCCCGAGGCGGCTTTGGAAGCTATCGAAACGTTTGGGTATCCTGTTGTGTTAAAGCCTGTTGTAGGTTCATGGGGGCGGTTGTTGGCAAAGGTCAATGACCGCGATGCGGCCGAGGCGGTGTTGGAACATAAAGCCACGCTGGGTTCGGTGCAACATTCCGTGTTTTATATTCAGGAATATATCAAGAAGCCTGGGCGCGATATCCGTGCCATCGTGATCGGTGACAAGGTGTTGACTGCGATGTATCGCATGTCACAGCATTGGATCACGAACACGGCACGCGGTGGTGAGGGTGAGTTGTGTCCCATCACGCCTGAGATCGAAGAGTTGTGTCTGCGCGCGGCAAATGCCGTGGGCAATGGCGTCTTAGCCGTGGATCTGATCGAGCATCCTGAACGTGGTTACTTGGTCAATGAGATCAACCATACGATGGAGTTCCACACGATGCAACCCGTGAGCGGTATCGATATTGCAGGTGAGATCGTGGAATACACGGTGAAAGCGGCGCAAGAAAAAATCTAG